Proteins encoded by one window of Lathyrus oleraceus cultivar Zhongwan6 chromosome 1, CAAS_Psat_ZW6_1.0, whole genome shotgun sequence:
- the LOC127074929 gene encoding F-box/kelch-repeat protein At3g23880, whose translation MAYPTEGSNPNLTDSPPCKDLMTPPADSLPTLPFDLIIEILYRLPVKLLIQLRSVCKSKSLNSIIFNPSFVRKHLNASTTRLLHFAAYQNPFYLFNLKSYPLQSIMATDITTNFTQLGFPCYNDNINNLYYIACSCDGILCLADQYQHTVVLWNPSIRKFKKLPPFQYPQLVNTELYVTYGFGYDPVSDHYKVVALYNSGIHDDTTTVQVLTLGTHYWRRLPAFPFGVIFDDGAGKCVCGTVNWLAYIDIINWLAYTEISETRRFIVSFDLAKESYQKISLPPDHRRRDGWNIKLFVWRDCLGIIFDHDVWVMETYGIQESWVKLFSVSFLQDPRMSSILTKASYICDGQLLLELKEKQKMKLIVYDSKNDTFKVTKFLNTSEICVESLLSPDM comes from the coding sequence ATGGCATATCCCACCGAGGGATCAAACCCTAACCTCACCGATTCCCCGCCTTGCAAAGATCTGATGACACCTCCCGCCGATTCACTGCCCACTCTTCCTTTCGACCTCATAATAGAAATACTTTATAGGCTACCCGTGAAACTTCTCATCCAATTACGTTCTGTCTGCAAATCCAAATCTTTGAATTCTATCATATTCAATCCTTCTTTCGTCAGAAAACACCTTAACGCGTCAACCACGCGCCTCCTCCACTTTGCAGCCTACCAAAACCCCTTCTATCTCTTCAATCTAAAGTCTTACCCACTCCAATCCATCATGGCCACTGATATAACCACTAACTTCActcaattagggtttccttgctacAATGATAATATCAACAATTTGTATTACATTGCTTGCTCCTGTGACGGAATTCTCTGTCTTGCTGACCAGTATCAGCATACAGTTGTATTGTGGAATCCTTCCattagaaaattcaaaaaattgCCCCCTTTTCAATACCCTCAACTGGTTAATACTGAGCTTTATGTCACCTATGGATTCGGCTATGATCCTGTTTCGGATCATTACAAAGTGGTTGCTCTTTATAACTCTGGTATCCATGACGACACGACTACAGTACAGGTTCTTACTCTGGGTACTCATTATTGGAGAAGGCTTCCTGCCTTCCCTTTTGGGGTTATATTTGATGATGGAGCTGGAAAATGTGTATGCGGCACAGTTAATTGGTTGGCCTATATTGACATTATTAATTGGTTGGCCTATACTGAAATTTCTGAGACTCGTCGTTTTATTGTTTCTTTTGATTTGGCTAAGGAGTCTTATCAAAAGATTTCCCTTCCTCCTGACCATAGAAGGAGAGATGGGTGGAACATAAAATTGTTTGTGTGGAGGGATTGCTTGGGTATAATTTTCGATCACGATGTTTGGGTCATGGAGACATATGGAATTCAAGAGTCTTGGGTTAAATTGTTCAGTGTTTCTTTCTTGCAAGATCCTCGTATGTCTTCTATCTTGACCAAGGCATCGTATATCTGTGACGGTCAATTGCTGCTGGAGCTTAAGGAGAAACAGAAAATGAAGTTGATTGTCTACGATTCCAAGAATGACACTTTTAAGGTTACCAAGTTTTTAAACACCTCAGAAATTTGTGTTGAGAGTTTGCTATCACCTGACATGTAG